The following are encoded in a window of Sminthopsis crassicaudata isolate SCR6 chromosome 5, ASM4859323v1, whole genome shotgun sequence genomic DNA:
- the SLC39A5 gene encoding zinc transporter ZIP5 isoform X3 — MGLLLAGLPLDPEISVDVWTGLPLESSEWRDPEKPGASHLPQGPPASGLDLFHRLLLVDHSLSDHLNEDCLNGSQLLVNFGLSPAAPLTPRQFALLCPALLYQIDSRVCIQSPAPAPQGDLLSALGHSALAVLVLSVLAPFSILLLRLLGSWLLHPLLSFLGALAVGTLCGDALLHLLPHAQGGRHGGDLGPGLAVLGGLFLLFVLENLLGIFRHGGLRSRCCKQTRRGPGSQDLENGRGTTLQPLREGPDTVTEGPQELGGQLSPAPLSLTHEHHGHSHGHPSNGNTQITWMVLLGDGLHNFTDGLAIGVAFSDGFSSGISTTLAVLCHELPHELGDFAMLLQAGLPYKRLLLLSLVSGALGLAGAALGVGLSQGPAPFTPWVFGITAGVFLYVSLVDMLPTLLHPTDPLPTSHILLQGLGLLLGGCLMLTIALFEEQLLPLSLDG; from the exons ATGGGGCTCCTGTTGGCTGGACT ACCACTGGACCCTGAGATAAGTGTGGATGTCTGGACAGGACTGCCCCTGGAATCCTCAGAATGGAGGGACCCAGAGAAGCCAGGGGCCTCCCACTTGCCCCAGGGGCCACCAGCCTCTGGCCTTGACCTCTTTCACAGGCTACTGCTAGTGGACCATTCACTGTCTGACCATCTTAATGAGGAT TGTCTAAATGGCTCCCAGCTTCTTGTCAACTTTGGCTTAAGCCCAGCTGCTCCTCTGACCCCCCGCCAGTTTGCCCTTTTGTGTCCAGCCCTGCTCTACCAGATTGACAGCAGAGTCTGTATCCAGAGCCCAGCTCCTGCACCTCAAGGGGACTTACTGTCAG CCCTGGGTCATAGTGCTCTGGCTGTCCTGGTGCTCAGCGTGCTGGCTCCCTTTTCCATACTACTGTTACGACTTCTGGGGTCCTGGCTGCTGCATCCTCTGCTGAGCTTCCTGGGGGCACTGGCTGTGGGCACACTTTGTGGAGATGCTCTCCTGCACCTGCTGCCACAC GCTCAGGGAGGGCGTCATGGTGGGGACCTAGGCCCCGGGCTGGCTGTGCTAGGaggtctcttcctcctctttgtctTGGAGAATTTACTTGGGATTTTTCGGCATGGTGGGCTACGATCG AGATGCTGTAAGCAAACAAGAAGAGGTCCTGGAAGTCAGGACCTAGAAAATGGTAGAGGAACAACTCTTCAGCCTCTGAGGGAAGGTCCAG ATACAGTGACTGAAGGGCCACAGGAGCTGGGTGGCCAACTTTCTCCAGCCCCACTCTCTCTGACACATGAGCACCACGGACACAGCCATGGACACCCAAGTAATGGGAATACTCAAATCACATGGATGGTCCTGCTGGGAGATGGACTCCACAACTTCACAGATGGGCTTGCCATTG GAGTTGCCTTCTCTGATGGTTTTTCTAGTGGTATCAGCACTACCTTGGCCGTCTTGTGCCATGAACTTCCCCATGAATTGG GTGACTTTGCTATGCTACTCCAGGCTGGGCTACCCTACAAAAGGCTTTTGCTGTTGAGCCTGGTGTCAGGGGCCCTGGGGCTGGCTGGTGCAGCCCTGGGAGTGGGTCTCAGCCAGGGTCCTGCCCCATTTACTCCCTGGGTTTTCGGGATCACTGCTGGGGTCTTCCTTTATGTGTCACTTGTGGATATG ctgCCTACCCTGCTTCACCCCACAGACCCTCTGCCTACATCTCACATCCTGCTGCAAGGGCTGGGACTGCTGCTGGGGGGGTGTCTCATGCTGACTATTGCCCTGTTTGAGGAGCAGCTGCTTCCCCTGTCCTTAGATGGCTAA
- the SLC39A5 gene encoding zinc transporter ZIP5 isoform X1, with product MGLLLAGLCVWVALGWVGALDPSTGPPAPLGPAEQEQGHYLAQLFGLYGENGTLSVSGLARLLHSLGLGRVQGLRLGHSGPTGGRAGPSPGDNFTHRPLDPEISVDVWTGLPLESSEWRDPEKPGASHLPQGPPASGLDLFHRLLLVDHSLSDHLNEDCLNGSQLLVNFGLSPAAPLTPRQFALLCPALLYQIDSRVCIQSPAPAPQGDLLSALGHSALAVLVLSVLAPFSILLLRLLGSWLLHPLLSFLGALAVGTLCGDALLHLLPHAQGGRHGGDLGPGLAVLGGLFLLFVLENLLGIFRHGGLRSRCCKQTRRGPGSQDLENGRGTTLQPLREGPDTVTEGPQELGGQLSPAPLSLTHEHHGHSHGHPSNGNTQITWMVLLGDGLHNFTDGLAIGVAFSDGFSSGISTTLAVLCHELPHELGDFAMLLQAGLPYKRLLLLSLVSGALGLAGAALGVGLSQGPAPFTPWVFGITAGVFLYVSLVDMLPTLLHPTDPLPTSHILLQGLGLLLGGCLMLTIALFEEQLLPLSLDG from the exons ATGGGGCTCCTGTTGGCTGGACTGTGTGTTTGGGTAGCTCTGGGGTGGGTGGGGGCTTTGGACCCTTCTACAGGTCCTCCAGCTCCCCTGGGTCCTGCTGAGCAGGAGCAGGGACATTACCTGGCACAGCTGTTTGGCTTATATGGAGAGAATGGAACTCTGAGTGTCAGTGGCCTTGCCAGGCTTCTTCATAGCCTAGGCCTGGGTCGGGTTCAGGGACTTCGACTGGGACACTCGGGCCCCACAGGGGGTAGGGCTGGGCCCTCCCCTGGGGACAATTTCACACACAG ACCACTGGACCCTGAGATAAGTGTGGATGTCTGGACAGGACTGCCCCTGGAATCCTCAGAATGGAGGGACCCAGAGAAGCCAGGGGCCTCCCACTTGCCCCAGGGGCCACCAGCCTCTGGCCTTGACCTCTTTCACAGGCTACTGCTAGTGGACCATTCACTGTCTGACCATCTTAATGAGGAT TGTCTAAATGGCTCCCAGCTTCTTGTCAACTTTGGCTTAAGCCCAGCTGCTCCTCTGACCCCCCGCCAGTTTGCCCTTTTGTGTCCAGCCCTGCTCTACCAGATTGACAGCAGAGTCTGTATCCAGAGCCCAGCTCCTGCACCTCAAGGGGACTTACTGTCAG CCCTGGGTCATAGTGCTCTGGCTGTCCTGGTGCTCAGCGTGCTGGCTCCCTTTTCCATACTACTGTTACGACTTCTGGGGTCCTGGCTGCTGCATCCTCTGCTGAGCTTCCTGGGGGCACTGGCTGTGGGCACACTTTGTGGAGATGCTCTCCTGCACCTGCTGCCACAC GCTCAGGGAGGGCGTCATGGTGGGGACCTAGGCCCCGGGCTGGCTGTGCTAGGaggtctcttcctcctctttgtctTGGAGAATTTACTTGGGATTTTTCGGCATGGTGGGCTACGATCG AGATGCTGTAAGCAAACAAGAAGAGGTCCTGGAAGTCAGGACCTAGAAAATGGTAGAGGAACAACTCTTCAGCCTCTGAGGGAAGGTCCAG ATACAGTGACTGAAGGGCCACAGGAGCTGGGTGGCCAACTTTCTCCAGCCCCACTCTCTCTGACACATGAGCACCACGGACACAGCCATGGACACCCAAGTAATGGGAATACTCAAATCACATGGATGGTCCTGCTGGGAGATGGACTCCACAACTTCACAGATGGGCTTGCCATTG GAGTTGCCTTCTCTGATGGTTTTTCTAGTGGTATCAGCACTACCTTGGCCGTCTTGTGCCATGAACTTCCCCATGAATTGG GTGACTTTGCTATGCTACTCCAGGCTGGGCTACCCTACAAAAGGCTTTTGCTGTTGAGCCTGGTGTCAGGGGCCCTGGGGCTGGCTGGTGCAGCCCTGGGAGTGGGTCTCAGCCAGGGTCCTGCCCCATTTACTCCCTGGGTTTTCGGGATCACTGCTGGGGTCTTCCTTTATGTGTCACTTGTGGATATG ctgCCTACCCTGCTTCACCCCACAGACCCTCTGCCTACATCTCACATCCTGCTGCAAGGGCTGGGACTGCTGCTGGGGGGGTGTCTCATGCTGACTATTGCCCTGTTTGAGGAGCAGCTGCTTCCCCTGTCCTTAGATGGCTAA
- the SLC39A5 gene encoding zinc transporter ZIP5 isoform X2: MGLLLAGLCVWVALGWVGALDPSTGPPAPLGPAEQEQGHYLAQLFGLYGENGTLSVSGLARLLHSLGLGRVQGLRLGHSGPTGGRAGPSPGDNFTHRPLDPEISVDVWTGLPLESSEWRDPEKPGASHLPQGPPASGLDLFHRLLLVDHSLSDHLNEDCLNGSQLLVNFGLSPAAPLTPRQFALLCPALLYQIDSRVCIQSPAPAPQGDLLSALGHSALAVLVLSVLAPFSILLLRLLGSWLLHPLLSFLGALAVGTLCGDALLHLLPHAQGGRHGGDLGPGLAVLGGLFLLFVLENLLGIFRHGGLRSRCCKQTRRGPGSQDLENGRGTTLQPLREGPDTVTEGPQELGGQLSPAPLSLTHEHHGHSHGHPSNGNTQITWMVLLGDGLHNFTDGLAIGVAFSDGFSSGISTTLAVLCHELPHELAAYPASPHRPSAYISHPAARAGTAAGGVSHADYCPV; encoded by the exons ATGGGGCTCCTGTTGGCTGGACTGTGTGTTTGGGTAGCTCTGGGGTGGGTGGGGGCTTTGGACCCTTCTACAGGTCCTCCAGCTCCCCTGGGTCCTGCTGAGCAGGAGCAGGGACATTACCTGGCACAGCTGTTTGGCTTATATGGAGAGAATGGAACTCTGAGTGTCAGTGGCCTTGCCAGGCTTCTTCATAGCCTAGGCCTGGGTCGGGTTCAGGGACTTCGACTGGGACACTCGGGCCCCACAGGGGGTAGGGCTGGGCCCTCCCCTGGGGACAATTTCACACACAG ACCACTGGACCCTGAGATAAGTGTGGATGTCTGGACAGGACTGCCCCTGGAATCCTCAGAATGGAGGGACCCAGAGAAGCCAGGGGCCTCCCACTTGCCCCAGGGGCCACCAGCCTCTGGCCTTGACCTCTTTCACAGGCTACTGCTAGTGGACCATTCACTGTCTGACCATCTTAATGAGGAT TGTCTAAATGGCTCCCAGCTTCTTGTCAACTTTGGCTTAAGCCCAGCTGCTCCTCTGACCCCCCGCCAGTTTGCCCTTTTGTGTCCAGCCCTGCTCTACCAGATTGACAGCAGAGTCTGTATCCAGAGCCCAGCTCCTGCACCTCAAGGGGACTTACTGTCAG CCCTGGGTCATAGTGCTCTGGCTGTCCTGGTGCTCAGCGTGCTGGCTCCCTTTTCCATACTACTGTTACGACTTCTGGGGTCCTGGCTGCTGCATCCTCTGCTGAGCTTCCTGGGGGCACTGGCTGTGGGCACACTTTGTGGAGATGCTCTCCTGCACCTGCTGCCACAC GCTCAGGGAGGGCGTCATGGTGGGGACCTAGGCCCCGGGCTGGCTGTGCTAGGaggtctcttcctcctctttgtctTGGAGAATTTACTTGGGATTTTTCGGCATGGTGGGCTACGATCG AGATGCTGTAAGCAAACAAGAAGAGGTCCTGGAAGTCAGGACCTAGAAAATGGTAGAGGAACAACTCTTCAGCCTCTGAGGGAAGGTCCAG ATACAGTGACTGAAGGGCCACAGGAGCTGGGTGGCCAACTTTCTCCAGCCCCACTCTCTCTGACACATGAGCACCACGGACACAGCCATGGACACCCAAGTAATGGGAATACTCAAATCACATGGATGGTCCTGCTGGGAGATGGACTCCACAACTTCACAGATGGGCTTGCCATTG GAGTTGCCTTCTCTGATGGTTTTTCTAGTGGTATCAGCACTACCTTGGCCGTCTTGTGCCATGAACTTCCCCATGAATTGG ctgCCTACCCTGCTTCACCCCACAGACCCTCTGCCTACATCTCACATCCTGCTGCAAGGGCTGGGACTGCTGCTGGGGGGGTGTCTCATGCTGACTATTGCCCTGTTTGA
- the NABP2 gene encoding SOSS complex subunit B1 isoform X2, producing MTTETFVKDIKPGLKNLNLIFIVLETGRVTKTKDGHEVRTCKVADKTGSINISVWDDVGNLIQPGDIIRLTKGFCMVYSEVPNFSEPNPEYSAQQQPSKTVQNDSSSATAQSPAGPPAGPPASENQNGNGITTPPGPGSGSHAPHAPLHPISTRITRSQPSHASSGPPGPSSNPVSNGKETRRSSKR from the exons ATGACGACGGAGACTTTTGTGAAAGATATCAAGCCAGGACTTAAGAATCTGAATCTCATCTTCATTGTGCTAGAGACAG GCCGAGTGACCAAGACAAAAGATGGACATGAGGTGAGGACCTGCAAAGTTGCGGACAAAACAGGTAGCATCAATATATCTGTTTGGGATGATGTTGGCAACCTGATCCAGCCTGGGGACATTATTCGACTCACCAAGGG ATTCTGTATGGTTTATTCTGAGGTCCCCAACTTCAGTGAACCAAACCCTGAGTACAGTGCCCAGCAACAACCCAGCAAAACG GTACAGAATGACAGCAGCTCTGCCACTGCCCAGTCTCCAGCTGGCCCTCCTGCTGGGCCTCCAG CCTCAGAGAATCAGAATGGGAACGGCATAACCACCCCCCCTGGGCCAGGCAGTGGCTCCCACGCACCCCACGCACCCCTTCACCCTATCAGCACCCGAATTACTCGAAGCCAGCCTAGCCATGCATCTTCGGGGCCTCCAGGCCCCTCCTCCAACCCTGTCAGCAACGGCAAAGAGACCCGGAGGAGCAGCAAGAGATAG
- the NABP2 gene encoding SOSS complex subunit B1 isoform X1 — MTTETFVKDIKPGLKNLNLIFIVLETGRVTKTKDGHEVRTCKVADKTGSINISVWDDVGNLIQPGDIIRLTKGYASVFKGCLTLYTGRGGDLQKIGEFCMVYSEVPNFSEPNPEYSAQQQPSKTVQNDSSSATAQSPAGPPAGPPASENQNGNGITTPPGPGSGSHAPHAPLHPISTRITRSQPSHASSGPPGPSSNPVSNGKETRRSSKR, encoded by the exons ATGACGACGGAGACTTTTGTGAAAGATATCAAGCCAGGACTTAAGAATCTGAATCTCATCTTCATTGTGCTAGAGACAG GCCGAGTGACCAAGACAAAAGATGGACATGAGGTGAGGACCTGCAAAGTTGCGGACAAAACAGGTAGCATCAATATATCTGTTTGGGATGATGTTGGCAACCTGATCCAGCCTGGGGACATTATTCGACTCACCAAGGG GTACGCTTCAGTATTTAAAGGCTGTCTGACGCTCTACACTGGCCGTGGGGGTGATCTGCAAAAGATTGGAGA ATTCTGTATGGTTTATTCTGAGGTCCCCAACTTCAGTGAACCAAACCCTGAGTACAGTGCCCAGCAACAACCCAGCAAAACG GTACAGAATGACAGCAGCTCTGCCACTGCCCAGTCTCCAGCTGGCCCTCCTGCTGGGCCTCCAG CCTCAGAGAATCAGAATGGGAACGGCATAACCACCCCCCCTGGGCCAGGCAGTGGCTCCCACGCACCCCACGCACCCCTTCACCCTATCAGCACCCGAATTACTCGAAGCCAGCCTAGCCATGCATCTTCGGGGCCTCCAGGCCCCTCCTCCAACCCTGTCAGCAACGGCAAAGAGACCCGGAGGAGCAGCAAGAGATAG